The Petropleomorpha daqingensis genome includes a window with the following:
- the sigE gene encoding RNA polymerase sigma factor SigE translates to MVVPAAGEWVAPSWEQVVREHSARVYRLAYRLSGNAQDAEDLTQETFVRVFRSLADFTPGTFEGWLHRITTNLFLDMVRRRQRIRFDALPEDTERLPGTAPSPEQVYADTHLDPQIQAALDALSPDFRVAVVLCDIEGLTYEEIAATLGIKLGTVRSRIHRGRVQLREALAHLAPRRPMVEGGLA, encoded by the coding sequence GTGGTCGTCCCCGCCGCCGGCGAGTGGGTCGCGCCGTCGTGGGAGCAGGTCGTGCGCGAGCACTCGGCACGGGTCTACCGGCTGGCCTACCGCCTGTCCGGCAACGCCCAGGACGCCGAGGACCTGACCCAGGAGACCTTCGTCCGCGTCTTCCGGTCGCTGGCCGACTTCACCCCCGGCACGTTCGAGGGCTGGCTGCACCGGATCACCACGAACCTGTTCCTGGACATGGTCCGGCGCCGGCAGCGGATCCGGTTCGACGCGCTGCCCGAGGACACCGAGCGGCTGCCCGGGACGGCGCCGTCCCCGGAGCAGGTCTACGCCGACACCCACCTCGACCCGCAGATCCAGGCGGCACTCGATGCGCTGTCACCGGATTTCCGCGTCGCGGTCGTGCTCTGCGACATCGAGGGGCTCACCTACGAGGAGATCGCGGCGACCTTGGGCATCAAGCTCGGCACGGTCCGCTCGCGGATCCACCGGGGCCGGGTGCAGCTGCGCGAGGCGCTCGCCCACCTGGCGCCCCGCCGTCCGATGGTCGAGGGAGGTCTCGCATGA
- a CDS encoding methylated-DNA--[protein]-cysteine S-methyltransferase codes for MTLDALTARLAVEAEDAGLLDVAFTTVDTPVGPLLLAATTEGLVRVAYANEDHDAVLQTLADRISPRVLRAPARLDAALRQLDEYFAGRRTAFDLPLDLRLSAGFRRDVLTHLREVAYGTTASYAALAAAAGSPRAVRAVGTACATNPLPVVVPCHRVVRSDGALGNYVGGVVAKRALLDLEAAA; via the coding sequence ATGACCCTGGACGCACTGACCGCGCGGCTCGCGGTCGAGGCCGAGGACGCCGGCCTGCTCGACGTCGCGTTCACCACCGTGGACACCCCCGTCGGCCCGCTGCTGCTCGCGGCCACGACCGAGGGGCTGGTGCGGGTGGCCTACGCGAACGAGGACCACGACGCCGTCCTGCAGACCCTCGCCGACCGGATCAGCCCGCGGGTGCTGCGCGCCCCGGCCCGGCTCGACGCCGCCCTCCGGCAGCTCGACGAGTACTTCGCCGGCCGGCGCACCGCCTTCGACCTGCCGCTGGACCTCCGGCTGTCGGCCGGCTTCCGCCGCGACGTCCTCACCCACCTGCGCGAGGTCGCCTACGGGACGACGGCGAGCTACGCCGCGCTGGCCGCCGCCGCCGGCAGCCCGCGCGCGGTCCGGGCGGTGGGGACGGCGTGCGCCACCAACCCGCTGCCGGTCGTCGTCCCCTGCCACCGGGTGGTGCGCAGCGACGGCGCGCTCGGCAACTACGTCGGCGGTGTCGTGGCCAAGCGCGCGCTGCTCGACCTCGAGGCGGCGGCATGA
- a CDS encoding methylated-DNA--[protein]-cysteine S-methyltransferase, translating into MSRTHTVVPSPIGPLTVVAEGGALVRLAMSPPGRFVDAEIGERSEDGFGDVIEQLGEYFAGDRTAFDLPLRPVGSDFELAVWEQLTLIPYGETRSYGYVAKAVGEPGGAQAVGAANGRNPLAVVVPCHRVIGADGSLVGFGGGLPRKRFLLDLEQRGDRLF; encoded by the coding sequence ATGAGCAGGACGCACACCGTGGTGCCCTCGCCGATCGGCCCGCTGACCGTGGTGGCCGAGGGCGGCGCGCTGGTCCGGCTGGCCATGTCGCCGCCCGGCCGGTTCGTCGACGCCGAGATCGGCGAGCGGTCCGAGGACGGGTTCGGCGACGTCATCGAGCAGCTCGGTGAGTACTTCGCCGGCGACCGCACCGCCTTCGACCTGCCGCTGCGGCCGGTGGGCAGCGACTTCGAGCTGGCCGTCTGGGAGCAGCTGACCCTGATCCCGTACGGCGAGACCCGCTCGTACGGCTACGTGGCCAAGGCGGTCGGCGAGCCCGGCGGCGCGCAGGCGGTCGGCGCCGCGAACGGCCGCAACCCGCTGGCCGTCGTGGTGCCCTGCCACCGGGTGATCGGGGCCGACGGCAGCCTGGTCGGCTTCGGTGGCGGGCTGCCGCGAAAGAGGTTCCTGCTCGACCTGGAGCAGCGCGGCGACCGGCTGTTCTGA
- a CDS encoding AzlC family ABC transporter permease translates to MPRSARSETLRDSLGLGLAVGLYGAAFGAAAVAAGLSPWQASAMSLLMFTGASQFALIGVIGAGGSALAAIGSALLLGTRNTVYGVRLLPLLAPRGFRRFTTAHWVIDETTALAISAPDRVLARLAFLVGGGSIFLLWNVTTLVGAFGAAALGGAAKAALDAIVPAAFLALLWPRLRRPFPEAAVQRRVALGGAVVALVLTPFVPPGLQVIAAVVAVALAGPPRKAAAEEPA, encoded by the coding sequence GTGCCGCGCAGTGCCCGCTCCGAGACGCTGCGCGACTCCCTCGGCCTCGGCCTGGCCGTCGGCCTCTACGGCGCCGCCTTCGGCGCGGCTGCCGTCGCCGCGGGCCTGTCCCCCTGGCAGGCCTCGGCGATGTCGCTGCTGATGTTCACCGGCGCCTCGCAGTTCGCGCTGATCGGCGTGATCGGCGCCGGCGGCAGCGCGCTCGCCGCGATCGGCAGCGCCCTGCTCCTCGGCACCCGCAACACCGTCTACGGCGTCCGCCTGCTGCCGCTGCTAGCCCCGCGCGGGTTCCGCCGGTTCACCACGGCGCACTGGGTCATCGACGAGACGACGGCGCTGGCGATCTCCGCGCCCGACCGCGTGCTGGCCCGCCTGGCGTTCCTCGTGGGCGGGGGCTCGATCTTCCTGCTGTGGAACGTCACCACGCTGGTCGGCGCGTTCGGGGCCGCGGCCCTCGGCGGTGCCGCGAAGGCGGCGCTGGACGCCATCGTCCCCGCGGCGTTCCTCGCGCTGCTGTGGCCGCGGCTGCGCAGGCCGTTCCCCGAGGCCGCCGTGCAGCGACGGGTGGCCCTGGGCGGCGCGGTCGTGGCACTGGTGCTGACCCCGTTCGTGCCGCCGGGCCTCCAGGTGATCGCCGCCGTCGTCGCGGTGGCCCTGGCCGGCCCGCCGCGCAAGGCCGCCGCGGAGGAGCCGGCGTGA
- a CDS encoding AzlD domain-containing protein, translating to MSSGVLWTVVLVGSVGCYLLKLVGLSVPAAWVQQPWVMRIVDFVPAALLAALVVVQAVTSGHDLVLDGRLVALAVAAIALALRAPFIVVLLLAGATGALVHVVWG from the coding sequence GTGAGCAGCGGGGTGCTGTGGACCGTCGTCCTCGTCGGCTCGGTGGGCTGCTACCTGCTCAAGCTGGTCGGCCTCTCGGTGCCGGCGGCCTGGGTGCAGCAGCCGTGGGTCATGCGGATCGTCGACTTCGTGCCGGCCGCGCTGCTGGCCGCGCTCGTCGTCGTCCAGGCGGTCACCTCCGGGCACGACCTGGTGCTGGACGGGCGGCTGGTCGCGCTGGCCGTCGCCGCGATCGCGCTGGCGCTGCGGGCGCCGTTCATCGTCGTCCTCCTGCTGGCCGGGGCGACCGGCGCGCTCGTTCACGTGGTCTGGGGCTGA
- a CDS encoding twin-arginine translocase TatA/TatE family subunit produces the protein MFDSIGWGEIVVLALAALFIFGPERLPGLAKDAAQGLKKVREAITGIREQVSDSMGDDFDELRDLDLRKYHPKTFIRDQLFGDDDAPTVHRGSANGSAGLVNGSTGAAPAAAAAKPRDAATPPPFDLDAT, from the coding sequence GTGTTCGACTCGATCGGCTGGGGCGAGATCGTCGTCCTCGCGCTGGCCGCGCTGTTCATCTTCGGACCCGAGCGGTTGCCGGGCCTGGCGAAGGACGCCGCTCAGGGGCTGAAGAAGGTCCGCGAGGCGATCACGGGCATCCGCGAGCAGGTCAGCGACTCGATGGGCGACGACTTCGACGAACTGCGCGACCTCGACCTGCGCAAGTACCACCCGAAGACGTTCATCCGCGACCAGCTGTTCGGGGACGACGACGCCCCGACCGTGCACCGCGGCAGTGCCAACGGCTCGGCCGGCCTGGTCAACGGGTCGACCGGAGCGGCGCCGGCGGCCGCGGCGGCCAAGCCCCGCGATGCGGCGACGCCCCCGCCCTTCGACCTCGACGCGACGTAG
- a CDS encoding anti-sigma factor family protein, with amino-acid sequence MSIPESHLAQEAIAALVDGELTAGPARRAAAHLTGCATCRMAVQAQREAKEALLRSQEVAVPGDLLSRLCAIPFTADVPGSGGPGTLAAGPDSLTVSGTHGSWAVSLRPHRPGRHDATARWLRRGITGTLAGVGLGVVALALTLPAANDGVPSGPVARPSVPEEHTDVVPPVVRTLTVSNASLAPAVRGGTP; translated from the coding sequence ATGAGCATCCCGGAAAGTCATCTCGCCCAGGAGGCGATCGCCGCGCTCGTCGACGGCGAGCTGACCGCAGGTCCCGCCCGGCGGGCCGCGGCGCACCTCACCGGCTGCGCGACGTGCCGCATGGCGGTGCAGGCGCAGCGGGAGGCCAAGGAGGCGCTGCTGCGGTCGCAGGAGGTCGCCGTCCCCGGTGACCTGCTGTCGCGGCTGTGCGCGATCCCGTTCACCGCCGACGTGCCCGGGAGCGGAGGCCCGGGAACGCTGGCCGCGGGTCCGGACTCGCTCACCGTCTCCGGCACGCACGGTTCGTGGGCCGTGTCGCTGCGGCCGCACCGGCCGGGGCGCCACGACGCGACCGCACGCTGGCTGCGCCGGGGGATCACCGGCACGCTCGCCGGCGTCGGCCTGGGCGTGGTCGCCCTCGCGCTGACCCTGCCCGCCGCGAACGACGGCGTGCCGTCCGGGCCGGTCGCCCGGCCGTCGGTTCCCGAGGAGCACACTGACGTGGTGCCGCCCGTCGTCCGCACCCTCACGGTCAGCAACGCGTCGCTGGCCCCCGCCGTCCGTGGCGGTACGCCCTGA
- a CDS encoding Ada metal-binding domain-containing protein, with translation MFTLLGVDGPYTSATPGTLGGNSRLRIYGRLDCWSANRALGKGYETIRVFFADEDTAIAAGYRPCGHCMREKYREWKAAQPQTT, from the coding sequence GTGTTCACCCTCCTCGGAGTCGACGGCCCGTACACCAGCGCGACCCCGGGCACCCTGGGCGGCAACTCGAGGCTGCGGATCTACGGCCGGCTGGACTGCTGGAGCGCCAACAGAGCTCTCGGCAAGGGCTACGAGACGATCCGCGTCTTCTTCGCCGACGAGGACACCGCCATCGCGGCCGGGTACCGGCCGTGCGGCCACTGCATGCGGGAGAAGTACCGCGAGTGGAAGGCCGCTCAGCCCCAGACCACGTGA
- a CDS encoding 2OG-Fe(II) oxygenase, translated as MKDRVDALDWADLTGEVDAAGSAQTAPVLTPAECREVAALYDDVGRFRSTIDMARYRFGSGQYRYFDHPLPAVVAELRAAFYPHLLPIARSWAERLGRPAPWPDDLDEWLAVCAAAGQGKPTPILLRYVTGDWNALHRDLYGDLVFPLQVVIGLDEPGVDHTGGEFLTVEQRPRAQSRGYAATLQQGCGIVFTTRERPVASARGWSAAPMRHGVSTVRTGVRHTLGLVFHDAA; from the coding sequence ATGAAGGACCGCGTCGACGCGCTGGACTGGGCTGACCTCACGGGAGAGGTCGACGCGGCCGGCAGCGCGCAGACCGCGCCGGTGCTGACGCCGGCCGAGTGCCGGGAGGTCGCCGCGCTCTACGACGACGTCGGGCGCTTCCGCTCGACGATCGACATGGCCCGGTACCGCTTCGGCAGCGGCCAGTACCGCTACTTCGACCACCCGCTGCCCGCCGTGGTCGCCGAGCTGCGCGCGGCGTTCTACCCGCACCTGCTGCCGATCGCCCGCTCGTGGGCCGAACGCCTGGGCCGGCCGGCGCCCTGGCCGGACGACCTCGACGAGTGGCTGGCCGTGTGCGCGGCCGCCGGGCAGGGGAAGCCGACGCCGATCCTGCTGCGCTACGTCACCGGCGACTGGAACGCACTGCACCGCGACCTCTACGGCGACCTCGTCTTCCCGCTGCAGGTGGTGATCGGCCTCGACGAGCCCGGCGTCGACCACACCGGCGGGGAGTTCCTCACCGTCGAGCAGCGGCCGCGCGCCCAGTCCCGCGGCTACGCGGCCACGCTGCAGCAGGGCTGCGGGATCGTGTTCACCACGCGCGAGCGGCCGGTCGCCTCGGCGCGCGGCTGGTCGGCGGCGCCGATGCGGCACGGCGTGAGCACCGTGCGCACCGGCGTCCGGCACACCCTCGGCCTCGTCTTCCACGACGCCGCCTGA
- a CDS encoding S1C family serine protease, which yields MAPRRTAVPEANPAQEAAFGRPAQVGGSFAGDRPLPPSRPAPPPPPEAVLRAFAPSGPGRTGLQDPPGGRPGRRRTSSGPWWKPDAAADPWRDPHSPSGLGAPAVYDEEEEQDGPIVVDAKGRRKVRLRDLSIRLSVLALLAVLLVGAIGGGVGYFLTRKTAETPLLSQDSKLSHVSPGISREPGSVADIAERIMPAVVSIEVRVGNSGATGSGVVIDGDNGYIVTNNHVVSGAADNADAEIRAVFSDGSGSAARIVGRDPASDVAVIKVDKPGLVTASLGESDDVVVGDPVVAIGSPLGLAGTVTSGIVSALDRPVRLSGEGSDTNAVISAIQTDAPINPGNSGGALVDASGAVVGINTAIASLGGNGTSGGSIGLGFAIPIDTVREVAQQLISTGSAVHASLGVNTRSVTDGTRDGALVLNVEPGSAGAKAGIKEQDVVIAVDDQPVGSSEELTVAIDSHKPGDTVTIEIVRGGSSSTVKATLDKA from the coding sequence GTGGCGCCACGGCGCACCGCCGTGCCCGAGGCCAACCCCGCGCAGGAGGCCGCGTTCGGCCGCCCGGCCCAGGTGGGGGGCAGCTTCGCCGGTGACCGGCCGCTGCCGCCGTCCCGGCCTGCGCCGCCCCCGCCACCGGAGGCCGTGCTGCGCGCGTTCGCCCCGTCCGGCCCCGGCCGCACCGGGCTGCAGGACCCGCCCGGCGGCCGTCCCGGCCGGCGGCGCACCAGCTCCGGGCCGTGGTGGAAGCCCGACGCCGCCGCCGACCCGTGGCGCGACCCCCACTCGCCGTCCGGCCTCGGCGCGCCCGCGGTCTACGACGAGGAGGAGGAGCAGGACGGCCCGATCGTCGTCGACGCCAAGGGCCGCAGGAAGGTCCGGCTGCGCGACCTGTCGATCCGGCTGTCGGTCCTCGCGCTGCTCGCCGTCCTCCTGGTCGGCGCGATCGGCGGCGGGGTCGGCTACTTCCTGACCCGCAAGACGGCGGAGACGCCGCTGCTGTCCCAGGACAGCAAGCTCTCGCACGTCTCGCCGGGCATCAGCCGCGAGCCCGGCTCGGTGGCCGACATCGCCGAGCGGATCATGCCCGCCGTCGTCTCCATCGAGGTGCGGGTCGGCAACTCCGGCGCCACCGGATCCGGCGTGGTCATCGACGGCGACAACGGCTACATCGTCACCAACAACCACGTCGTCTCCGGTGCGGCGGACAACGCCGACGCCGAGATCCGGGCGGTGTTCTCCGACGGCAGCGGTTCGGCCGCGCGCATCGTCGGCCGCGACCCGGCCAGCGACGTCGCCGTCATCAAGGTGGACAAGCCCGGCCTGGTCACCGCCTCGCTCGGCGAGTCCGACGACGTGGTCGTCGGCGACCCGGTGGTGGCGATCGGCTCGCCTCTGGGCCTGGCCGGCACGGTCACCAGCGGCATCGTCAGCGCGCTCGACCGGCCGGTGCGGCTGTCCGGCGAGGGCAGCGACACCAACGCCGTCATCAGCGCCATCCAGACCGACGCGCCGATCAACCCGGGCAACTCCGGTGGCGCCCTGGTCGACGCCTCCGGCGCGGTGGTGGGCATCAACACCGCGATCGCCTCGCTCGGCGGCAACGGCACCAGCGGCGGCTCGATCGGCCTCGGTTTCGCGATCCCGATCGACACGGTGCGCGAGGTCGCCCAGCAGCTGATCTCGACCGGCTCGGCGGTGCACGCCTCGCTCGGCGTGAACACCCGCTCGGTCACCGACGGCACGCGCGACGGGGCTCTGGTGCTCAACGTCGAGCCGGGCAGTGCCGGCGCCAAGGCCGGGATCAAGGAGCAGGACGTCGTCATCGCCGTCGACGACCAGCCCGTGGGCAGCTCCGAGGAGCTGACCGTGGCCATCGATTCGCACAAGCCCGGCGACACGGTGACGATCGAGATCGTGCGCGGCGGGTCGTCGTCCACGGTCAAGGCCACGCTCGACAAGGCCTGA
- a CDS encoding Mrp/NBP35 family ATP-binding protein yields MSDTLTGSPALDAVNAALATVQDPEINRPLTELGMVKDVQIGADGAVRVEVYLTVAGCPMRETITSRVTTAVSAVPGVTSVQVVLDVMSDEQRAELRRNVRGTDAADPVIPFAQPGSLTRVYAVASGKGGVGKSSVTVNLAAALAKRGLSVGVVDADIYGHSVPRMLGTEDRPTQVDNMIMPPQSYGVKIISIGMFTPGNTPVVWRGPMLHRALQQFLADVWWGDLDVLLLDLPPGTGDMAISIAQLLPNAEILVVTTPQLAAAEVAERAGAIATQTHQQVVGVIENMSWLELPDGSRMEVFGSGGGQTVSDALTRTLGARVPLLGQIPLDTRLREAGDAGAPIVLAEPEAPAAQALAKIADGLATRQRGLSGMSLGLTPVRH; encoded by the coding sequence ATGTCGGACACGCTGACCGGCTCGCCGGCGCTCGACGCCGTCAACGCGGCTCTGGCCACCGTCCAGGACCCCGAGATCAACCGGCCGCTCACCGAGCTGGGCATGGTCAAGGACGTGCAGATCGGCGCCGACGGCGCCGTCCGGGTCGAGGTCTACCTGACCGTGGCCGGCTGCCCGATGCGCGAGACGATCACCAGCCGGGTGACGACGGCCGTGTCCGCGGTCCCCGGGGTCACCTCGGTGCAGGTCGTGCTCGACGTGATGAGCGACGAGCAGCGCGCCGAGCTACGCCGCAACGTCCGCGGCACCGACGCCGCCGACCCGGTGATCCCGTTCGCCCAGCCCGGCTCGCTCACCCGCGTCTACGCGGTGGCCTCCGGCAAGGGCGGCGTCGGCAAGTCCAGCGTCACCGTCAACCTCGCCGCGGCGCTGGCCAAGCGCGGGCTGTCGGTCGGCGTGGTGGACGCCGACATCTACGGCCACTCGGTGCCGCGGATGCTGGGCACCGAGGACCGGCCCACCCAGGTCGACAACATGATCATGCCGCCGCAGTCGTACGGCGTGAAGATCATCTCGATCGGCATGTTCACCCCGGGCAACACCCCCGTGGTCTGGCGCGGCCCGATGCTGCACCGCGCGCTGCAGCAGTTCCTCGCCGACGTGTGGTGGGGCGACCTCGACGTCCTCCTGCTCGACCTGCCGCCCGGCACCGGCGACATGGCGATCTCCATCGCCCAGCTGCTGCCCAACGCCGAGATCCTCGTGGTGACCACGCCGCAGCTGGCCGCCGCCGAGGTGGCCGAGCGCGCCGGGGCGATCGCCACGCAGACCCACCAGCAGGTGGTCGGCGTCATCGAGAACATGTCGTGGCTCGAGCTGCCCGACGGCTCACGCATGGAGGTCTTCGGCTCCGGTGGCGGGCAGACCGTCTCCGACGCGCTGACCCGCACGCTCGGCGCCCGGGTGCCGCTGCTCGGTCAGATCCCGCTGGACACCCGCCTGCGCGAGGCCGGGGACGCCGGTGCGCCGATCGTCCTCGCCGAACCCGAGGCGCCCGCGGCGCAGGCGCTCGCGAAGATCGCCGACGGCCTGGCCACCCGCCAGCGCGGCCTGTCCGGCATGTCCCTGGGACTCACGCCCGTCCGGCACTGA
- a CDS encoding RNA polymerase sigma factor yields the protein MRLEPFEAVVRRHGPAVLRVCRAVVGPDAADDAWSETFLAALRAYPELPPGSNVEAWLVRIAQRKAVDQLRAAARRAVPVAEPPDVPSALGLPGQDDGELWTALAALPDRQRQAVAYHHLAGLPYAEIAALVGGTPEAARRAAADGVAALRRTYRGDLP from the coding sequence GTGCGCCTCGAACCGTTCGAGGCGGTGGTGCGACGGCACGGGCCGGCGGTGCTGCGGGTCTGCCGCGCCGTCGTCGGCCCGGACGCCGCCGACGACGCGTGGTCGGAGACGTTCCTCGCCGCGCTGCGCGCCTATCCCGAGCTGCCCCCGGGCAGCAACGTCGAGGCGTGGCTGGTGCGCATCGCGCAGCGCAAGGCGGTCGACCAGCTGCGCGCCGCGGCCCGCCGCGCCGTCCCGGTCGCCGAGCCCCCGGACGTCCCGAGCGCCCTCGGCCTGCCGGGTCAGGACGACGGAGAGCTGTGGACGGCGCTGGCCGCCCTGCCCGACCGACAGCGGCAGGCGGTCGCCTACCACCACCTCGCCGGTCTGCCCTACGCCGAGATCGCTGCCCTCGTCGGCGGCACCCCCGAGGCCGCCCGCCGCGCCGCCGCCGACGGCGTCGCCGCGCTGCGCCGCACCTACCGAGGAGACCTGCCATGA
- a CDS encoding GNAT family N-acetyltransferase has product MSSSIPPSSPPPDLAAEQVSTDRLELEPLRISHAAEAARAFADERLHTFTGGSPADEAALRDRYIVQLRGHSADGSATWLNWMVRRHDTLELVGTVQATVTAEAADIAWVVSVPHQGNGFAREAAGAMTGWLRDRGVRHFTAHIHPDHAASAAVARSLGLSPTDVVVDGEVRWS; this is encoded by the coding sequence ATGAGCAGCAGCATCCCGCCATCTTCGCCACCGCCGGACCTGGCCGCCGAGCAGGTGTCCACCGACCGGCTCGAGCTCGAGCCGTTGCGCATCTCGCACGCGGCCGAGGCGGCCCGTGCCTTCGCCGACGAGCGGCTGCACACCTTCACCGGGGGCTCACCGGCGGACGAGGCCGCGCTGCGCGACCGCTACATCGTGCAGCTGCGCGGGCACTCCGCCGACGGCAGCGCGACGTGGCTGAACTGGATGGTGCGCCGCCACGACACCCTCGAGCTGGTCGGCACGGTCCAGGCGACCGTCACCGCCGAGGCGGCCGACATCGCCTGGGTGGTCTCGGTGCCGCACCAGGGCAACGGCTTCGCCCGGGAGGCCGCGGGCGCGATGACCGGATGGCTGCGCGACCGGGGCGTCCGGCACTTCACCGCGCACATCCACCCGGACCACGCGGCGTCGGCCGCGGTCGCGCGGTCGCTGGGCCTGTCCCCCACCGACGTCGTCGTCGACGGGGAGGTCCGCTGGTCCTGA
- a CDS encoding DUF1003 domain-containing protein, with amino-acid sequence MADGRRLDVPRGHARTFGSFLRLNPDAVGRFAEAIARFLGTGRFLAVQTIIVVLWIGLNVFAVSLQWDPYPFILLNLAFSTQAAYAAPLILLAQNRQADRDRVQAEEDRARAATTRADTEYLARELAALRVAIGELATRDFIRGELTRLTEDHPEDREKKSKKKKDTAAQRAPDPIA; translated from the coding sequence GTGGCTGACGGACGGCGGCTCGACGTCCCGCGTGGGCACGCGCGCACGTTCGGCAGCTTCCTGCGACTGAACCCCGACGCGGTCGGCAGGTTCGCCGAGGCGATCGCCCGGTTCCTCGGCACCGGCCGGTTCCTCGCCGTCCAGACGATCATCGTGGTGCTCTGGATCGGGCTGAACGTCTTCGCCGTCTCGCTGCAGTGGGACCCCTATCCGTTCATCCTGCTCAACCTGGCCTTCTCCACCCAGGCCGCCTACGCCGCGCCGCTGATCCTGCTGGCGCAGAACCGGCAGGCCGACCGCGACCGCGTGCAGGCCGAGGAGGACCGCGCGCGGGCGGCGACCACCCGCGCCGACACCGAGTACCTGGCCCGCGAGCTGGCCGCGCTGCGGGTGGCGATCGGCGAGCTGGCCACCCGCGACTTCATCCGCGGCGAGCTCACCCGGCTCACCGAGGACCACCCCGAGGACCGGGAGAAGAAGAGCAAGAAGAAGAAGGACACCGCCGCTCAGCGCGCGCCCGACCCCATCGCGTAG
- a CDS encoding AAA family ATPase: MLLLIGGLPGVGKTTVAREVARRTRGAHVRIDALEAGLVDLGLAPQGEVGAAGYGLALTVADTLLAGGATVITDAVFPVAGSRTPWTDLAERHGVPARWVRLVCGDAAEHRRRVEQRASDLPGLVYPDWAAVTGREVDGWAEPHTVVDTASGDPVAAVLYAMGSGAR, translated from the coding sequence ATGCTGCTGCTCATCGGCGGCCTCCCGGGGGTCGGCAAGACGACCGTAGCCCGCGAGGTCGCCCGCCGGACCCGGGGTGCCCACGTCCGCATCGACGCGCTGGAGGCCGGGCTGGTCGACCTCGGGCTGGCGCCGCAGGGCGAGGTCGGGGCCGCCGGGTACGGGCTCGCGCTCACCGTCGCCGACACGCTGCTCGCCGGCGGGGCGACGGTGATCACCGACGCCGTCTTCCCCGTGGCGGGGAGCCGCACACCCTGGACCGACCTCGCGGAGCGGCACGGCGTGCCGGCCCGCTGGGTGCGGCTGGTCTGCGGGGACGCCGCCGAGCACCGACGGCGGGTGGAGCAGCGGGCCAGCGACCTGCCCGGGCTCGTCTACCCGGACTGGGCCGCGGTGACCGGCCGCGAGGTCGACGGCTGGGCCGAGCCGCACACCGTCGTCGACACCGCGTCCGGCGACCCGGTGGCCGCCGTCCTCTACGCGATGGGGTCGGGCGCGCGCTGA